A window of Synchiropus splendidus isolate RoL2022-P1 chromosome 9, RoL_Sspl_1.0, whole genome shotgun sequence contains these coding sequences:
- the znhit2 gene encoding zinc finger HIT domain-containing protein 2: MYFGCAIPSFYRAGILKDMNPIRRRRLPQSIRNLLTDVGPKEDWQPEPEHEVREGILVPARGATSGPEDFLTPAMRSDEENTGRMCMLCRRKPSCYTCPRCNLHYCGLTCYQSPDHSACSEEFYKESVLHELKDMGKTEADGRRKMQEILVGLRQKAHTTDGGMKSLLQEVGVLQDSDAGDAEERVQAVELLSRLAEIQESAAESDSEIEEILRKLEALGGGDDVEDECMVDQLSPLDIDKLSEEELWALLNNKEKEKFMGLLRGGAIGGLVPIWKPWWEEHENSGQALVEVLQGDLSNATSLPSNKSEHRNVKPKKAERRQQSGIQGSKKGSNVPPISSKIPQLSNLCANPSPLVCYSLVNALFCYTFTLFLFNGDTDSLKFEFIDMILSVSDAFNSSRVFSSVQEGLACGQAQISGAGVHLEMENSGAVVRAVEAVAHILTGRDRADVAGYCLAALSQLRSVFHQARSGLSKEGDEGLRRQKYFLGGKKCEFFQAWVLGNSSQIRLLAIELWNEHGRRVHELNLMNQSKSAVEESLKKGKKEGKILIEELKP; the protein is encoded by the exons AT GTACTTTGGATGTGCCATTCCTTCATTTTATAGGGCAGGAATTTTGAAAGACATGAATCCAATTAGAAGACGAAGACTTCCTCAATCTATTAGAAATCTTCTCACTGATGTTGGTCCAAAGGAGGACTGGCAACCTGAGCCAGAACATGAAGTCCGAGAGGGAATCCTGGTACCAGCGAGAGGAGCCACCTCTGGACCTGAAGACTTCCTCACCCCAGCTATGCGATCGGATGAGGAGAACACAGGGAGGATGTGTATGTTGTGTCGGCGCAAACCTTCCTGCTACACCTGTCCACGCTGCAACCTGCATTACTGTGGCTTGACTTGCTACCAGAGCCCAGACCACTCTGCCTGCTCGGAGGAGTTCTACAAGGAGTCAGTTCTCCACGAGCTGAAGGATATGGGGAAAACAGAGGCTGATGGAAGGAGAAAGATGCAGGAGATTCTTGTTGGACTCAGACAGAAGGCACACACGACAGATGGTGGCATGAAGAGTTTGCTGCAAGAAGTTGGAGTATTGCAGGACAGTGACGCTGGTGATGCAGAGGAGAGAGTCCAGGCTGTGGAGCTTTTGTCCAGATTAGCAGAGATTCAGGAATCTGCAGCAGAAAGCGACTCTGAGATTGAGGAAATTTTGAGGAAGCTAGAAGCACTTGGGGGTGGAGACGATGTGGAAGATGAATGCATGGTTGATCAGCTGTCACCTCTTGATATTGATAAACTTTCAGAGGAGGAGCTGTGGGCGCTTCTCAACaacaaggagaaggagaagttcATGGGCTTGCTTCGTGGTGGTGCCATTGGTGGCCTGGTGCCAATCTGGAAGCCCTGGTGGGAGGAGCATGAGAATTCAGGGCAGGCACTGGTTGAGGTTCTGCAGGGTGACTTGAGTAATGCAACCTCTTTACCTAGTAATAAAAGTGAGCACAGAAATGTGAAGCCAAAGAAAGCTGAGAGGAGACAACAGAGTGGCATTCAAGGTTCAAAAAAAGGTTCAAATGTGCCTCCGATTTCTTCGAAAATACCCCAACTGAGCAACTTATGTGCCAATCCGTCACCACTGGTGTGTTACAGTTTAGTTAATGCTCTCTTCTGCTACACCTTCACCCTTTTCCTGTTTAATGGGGACACAGACTCACTGAAGTTTGAATTCATTGATATGATTCTTTCTGTTTCTGACGCATTTAACTCCAGCAGGGTCTTCTCTTCAGTACAAGAAGGCTTGGCATGTGGGCAGGCTCAAATATCTGGTGCTGGAGTGCACCTGGAAATGGAAAATTCAGGTGCTGTGGTCAGAGCTGTGGAAGCTGTAGCTCACATCCTGACTGGCAGAGATAGAGCTGATGTGGCAGGATACTGTCTCGCTGCCTTGAGTCAGCTGCGCTCAGTCTTCCACCAGGCCAGATCCGGTCTGTCCAAGGAGGGCGATGAAGGCTTAAGGAGACAAAAATACTTCCTGGGGGGTAAGAAGTGCGAGTTCTTTCAAGCCTGGGTGCTTGGCAACTCGAGCCAAATTCGATTACTGGCCATCGAGTTGTGGAATGAACATGGTAGAAGGGTGCATGAACTGAACCTGATGAACCAGTCAAAGTCAGCTGTTGAGGAAAGCTTAAAGAAGgggaagaaagaaggaaagatTTTGATTGAAGAATTGAAGCCATGA